In Oryza sativa Japonica Group chromosome 3, ASM3414082v1, one DNA window encodes the following:
- the LOC9269873 gene encoding uncharacterized protein, whose amino-acid sequence MGSCVSKKAASARAGAVADKEAAAPLPPEKEVVALPPPVVVEEEEVKEVLSETAVPVSRPRPPPEPEKEVVKRKEEEEEEVSESASVASATAEKAKAKGGGEGEQEVEKKAIGGMEKGRARRRTPEQRRPKEAAGNGRARSPSPASAQRRYGGGEHLAPPTRPRREQPAVVSGIGCRSGRFSPSAARRAAESAVRRTNSAREADMMLPHSSRTPAAAKRSLNGNGGAYGGGAAKRDPGERSGRRPDSPTSKHIPPASPAANGAISRQQSLNGGATRKTAKDDTTLEQTKPQCHGGGGGGRSPEEGRDGSDESALEEEGHEQEKQTAEGGALGPINPSVAMECFIFL is encoded by the coding sequence ATGGGGAGCTGCGTGAGCAAGAAGGCCGCCTCCGcacgcgccggcgccgtggccgataaggaggcggcggcgccgctcccgccTGAGAAGGAGGTCGTCGCTCTGCCGCCGcccgtggtggtggaggaggaggaggtgaaagAGGTGCTGTCCGAGACGGCCGTGCCCGTGTCGCGGCccaggccgccgccggagccggagaaggaggtggtgaagcggaaggaggaggaggaggaggaagtttCGGAGAGCGCGTCGGTGGCGTCGGCCACGGCGGAGAAGGCCAAGGCGAAGGGAGGGGGTGAGGGTGagcaggaggtggagaagaaggcGATTGGCGGGATGGAGAaggggagggcgaggaggaggacgccggagCAGAGGAGGCCCAAGGAGGCTGCAGGCAACGGGAGGgcgaggtcgccgtcgcccgcgtcggCGCAGAGGAGGTATGGCGGCGGCGAACACctggcgccgccgacgcggccaCGGCGGGAGCAGCCCGCGGTGGTGTCCGGCATCGGGTGCCGAAGCGGCAGGTTCTCTCCgtccgcggcgaggagggccgCCGAGAGCGCCGTCAGGCGAACCAACTCCGCCAGGGAGGCCGACATGATGCTGCCGCATTCTTCCCGGACGCCGGCAGCCGCCAAGCGGTCCCTCAACGGCAATGGCGGCGCCTACGGAGGAGGCGCAGCCAAACGGGACCCCGGCGAGCGATccgggcggcggccggactCCCCAACATCCAAGCACAtcccgcccgcctcgccggcagCGAACGGCGCCATCTCCCGGCAGCAGAGCCTCAACGGCGGCGCCACGCGCAAGACCGCGAAGGACGACACCACCCTCGAGCAAACCAAGCCGCAatgccacggcggcggcggcggtggccggtcACCGGAAGAGGGAAGAGACGGCTCCGACGAGTCGGCATTGGAGGAGGAAGGGCACGAGCAAGAGAAGCagacggcggagggcggcgcgctGGGACCGATCAACCCCTCGGTGGCCATGGAGTGCTTCATCTTCCTGTAG